The Ectothiorhodospiraceae bacterium 2226 region AGGTCACCTACGAGACCTTCCGCGACATGGGGCTGGCCTACTCGGTGGGGCTGATCCTCATCTACCTGCTGGTGGTCGCGCAGTTCCGCTCCTACTTGGTGCCGCTCATCATCATGGCGCCCATCCCGCTCACCATCATTGGCGTGATGCCGGGCCACGCGCTGCTGGGCATGCAGTTCACCGCCACGTCGATGATCGGCATGATCGCCCTGGCGGGCATCATCGTGCGCAACTCCATCCTGCTGGTGGACTTCGTCAACGACGAAGTGCGCCGCGGCGTGGATCTGGAGCAGGCCGTGGTGAACGCCGGCGCGGTGCGCGCCAAGCCCATCGTGCTGACGGGCCTCGCCGCCATCCTGGGCGCGTTCTTTATCCTGGACGACCCGATCTTCAGCGGCCTGGCGGTGGCGCTGATCTTCGGTATTCTGGTGTCCACGGTGCTGACGCTCGCGGTGATTCCGGTGATGTACTACGCCTTCATGCGCAAGCGCGTGGCGCGTATCCGGGACGAGGAGGCGGTGGCCTAGAGCGGGTCCTGCGGTGAAGCGGCGGGGCCGTCCCCAACCGGGGCGGTCCCGCCGCGTCATTTACGGCTTGTCGTCGCGCTTCGTGCCCCGCTGTTTGGCGAGGTCGCGCAGCATGGCCTCCTGCTCGGCGAAGGAGGGCATGCGCGGCTTGTTGCCATGGCCCTGCGGCTTCACCGGCTGCACCCCCGCGCGTTCGCGCTCTTTCTCGGCGACGTAATCGGCCGGCACCTCGTCGGCGGCCTCGTCCACGTAACGGCCACGATAGCCCTTGGGCGGGGCGGCGCCGCCGCCCAGGAAGGCGGCCATGCGCAGTTCCTTGTTGAAGCTCACCACGCGCCGGTCGATCCATACCAGGTCGTACAGCGCGAACAGCACCATCAGCGCCAACGGCACCAGCGCGAGGACGGGCGCGACTAGCAGGCCGACCAGCGTGAGCGCCAGCAGCGCGAGGTAGGCTGCGCCGCCGCGCGGCTCGTTCAGATAGAAGCGGTGCGCACCGAGCGGGAACAGAGCCCACCAGGCATACGCGGTGGGGCGGCGCTTCATCTGCCGCGTGAGGCGCGCATTGAGCGCCTGCAGGCCGCCGCCGGCCAGATCGATATCCTTCCATGCCTTGCTCATTGCGCTGATTTCTCCGCCCTATTCATGCATTGCGCGGCCCGCCCTGTGATGCGTGACGCAGGCCCCAGAGTTTCTATTTTCCCCCTTAACTGGTAGCATCGAAAGCAGTAATACCCGCATAGGGCCGCCTGTACGGCCTTCCGAGAACCCTGGTCGGTGGCCTTGCATGGCTGATCGCAGACTACAAGTTTTCCGCACGGTTGCGCGGCTGCTGAGCTTTACCAAAGCGGCCGAGGCGCTGCATATGACGCAGCCGGCGGTGACCTTCCAAGTGCGCCAACTCGAGGAGCACTTCAACACCCGTTTGTTCGACCGCACGCACAACCGCATCAGCCTCACCGAGGCGGGCGAACAGGTCTATTACTACGCCGACCGTATCTTCGAGCTGTATGCGCAGATGGAGAACGCGGTGCGCGATCTCACCGGCGAGATCAGCGGTGTGCTGATGTTGGGCGCCAGTACCACGATCGCCGAGTACATGCTGCCCGCGCTGCTCGGCGACTTCAAAGAGCGCTATCCGGACGTCACCATCCGGCTGAAGGTAGCCAACTCCGACGGCATCGTGTCCATGGTCGAGAACAACGTGATCGACCTCGGCGTGGTGGAGGCCCCGGTGGCCAACAAGAATCTGGTGGTGGAGCAGTGTCGGCTGGACCAGCTGGTGCTGATCGTGCCCCCCGGGCACGCGCTGGCCGAGCTGAAGTCCGTCCCCCTGGAGCGGCTGCTGGAGTATCCCTACATCTGTCGCGAGGAGGGCTCGGGGACCCGCGAAGTGCTCATGGAGACCCTGCAGGGCGCGCAGCTCGCGCCGAGTGACCTCAACATCATCATGGAACTAGGCAGCCCCGAGGCGATCAAGGGTGCCGTGGAGGCGGGTATGGGCGTGTCCATCCTGTCGCGCGCCACCATCGCCAAGGAGCTGCGCCTCGGCACGTTGGTGGCGCGCCCCCTGGATCCGCCCATCGAGCGGCCGTTCTCCTTTG contains the following coding sequences:
- a CDS encoding NINE protein, with amino-acid sequence MSKAWKDIDLAGGGLQALNARLTRQMKRRPTAYAWWALFPLGAHRFYLNEPRGGAAYLALLALTLVGLLVAPVLALVPLALMVLFALYDLVWIDRRVVSFNKELRMAAFLGGGAAPPKGYRGRYVDEAADEVPADYVAEKERERAGVQPVKPQGHGNKPRMPSFAEQEAMLRDLAKQRGTKRDDKP
- a CDS encoding LysR family transcriptional regulator; amino-acid sequence: MADRRLQVFRTVARLLSFTKAAEALHMTQPAVTFQVRQLEEHFNTRLFDRTHNRISLTEAGEQVYYYADRIFELYAQMENAVRDLTGEISGVLMLGASTTIAEYMLPALLGDFKERYPDVTIRLKVANSDGIVSMVENNVIDLGVVEAPVANKNLVVEQCRLDQLVLIVPPGHALAELKSVPLERLLEYPYICREEGSGTREVLMETLQGAQLAPSDLNIIMELGSPEAIKGAVEAGMGVSILSRATIAKELRLGTLVARPLDPPIERPFSFVHQKHKFRLRAMDELLNFARNYCKEHPSAD